From Streptomyces sp. SAI-135:
GACGCTTCACCTGCGAGGCGTCCCCGGCCGGTCCCTTCGCGCTACGGCTGCGGACCGGCGAGCAGGTGATCGTCACCGACTGGCTGACGGTCTGAGGGATGATCCGGGCGGATCAGGCGAGCGCGTCCACGAGGGCGGCGAGTGCCTTCGCGAGCTCGTGGAGCCCTGGCCCGGCGGGCCCGCCCGGCTCCGTCATGTACGTGTCCCGCCGGATCTCCACCATCAGGGCGCTCACCCGGAGATCGCGGCCGTAGAACTCCAACGGTACGTAGGTTCCGCTGAAGGGACTGTCCAGGCCGGCCTCCCCGAACGCCTCCCGGGCCGCGGCGAGCAGCTCGGGAGGGGTGTGGAAGGAATCGGTACCGAGACAGACGGGTGGCCGCGGCCCCTCGCCGTGCAGCTCGTAGGGGAGCGGAGCGCTCGGATAGGAGTGCACGTCGATGACGACCGCCCGCCCCGTGACGTCCAGCCGACGCGCCACGGCCTCGGTCATGGCCCGGGCGTACGGCCGGAAGTAGCGCGCGAGGAGCGGCTCGGGATCGGTGCCCGCGGGCCGCAGCTCCTCCCGCCCCGTGGTCCTCGTGTACACGGCCCCCATCCCAACAGCGAGCATCTCCTCCCGCTCGTCCGGGAACCGCTCGGGATCCACGACCAGCCGCGACAGCCGGTTCACGAACCGCCACGGGGCCACCCGGGACAGCCGAGCCGCCTCCTCGGCGAGTTCCGCCGTGTGCGCGTCGACGATGTGGTCGAGCTCCCGCTCCAGCGCCGGGTCGTCCAGCACGATCCCGTCCCGCACGTCGGCGGGGATCTCCCGCGCCGAGTGCGGCACATGGAGGATCACCGACGACCGCTCGGCACCGGGCAACAGGTCGAACGAGGGCATACGGGTGCTCCCGGGGGCGTGGTCAGTGACGTGCCGCATCATCTCAGCATGAACACCGAAGACGGGACGGCGACTGCCCACGGGTTCCCGCGGGTTCGTCGCGCGCACCTGCGGCTGATCGCCACGCGGGACCGGTGAGTTCACGGTCGTACCAGCGGCGCCGAGGCGGGGGTCCCGTTCGGGGAGGCCGCCGGTGCGCACTGGACCCGCACGTCCAGCAGGGAGTGACGGCAGTGGGGAGTGGGGACCCTGTCGACGAGCACGCGGTAGACGACTGTCGTGCCGCAACCGAGGCGCCCGGGACCGATGTTCAGCTCGGCACCGTACAACCAGGCTGGTGGGGCCTCGGCGTCGTCGGGCTTCGAGGTGGTGTTGAGGAGTCTGGCGTACGGCACGTCCAGGCGTATGCGGAACGGTTCGTCGCGGTCGAAGTCGCGGCTGCCTATGTCCCGGCGACCGGTGTTCGCGAGTGTCACCGTGACCACCTGCGGGTCGGTCAGGAGGATGCCGTTGTGGCTGAAGTCGAGGTTGCCGCTGCCGGGGCCGTCGACCAGTGGGGCGTGGCTGACCGTGTAGGTGAGCCGGCGCCGGGGGTGCGCCGCGCGAAAGACGGCCCAGATCCCGCCGTATCCGAGGACGACCGTGGCGACGACCCCGGCCGCGGCGATGAAGGTGTCCACCCCGGAGACGGAACCGGACGCGACGGGCTGGGTGGTGAAGACGTCGTACACGGGCAGCCCCCCTGGCCGGTCGGTTCAGCGGCGTCGCGGACGGCCGTCGCCGGCTGTCGCGAGGAACGCTCGCCACTCGCGCGGCGAGAAGGCGAGACCAGGCCGCCCCGGGTCCTTGGAGTCCCGGACCGCGACCACACCTTCGACGAGGGCGATCTCGACGCATGCCCCGTTGCCGGTGCTGTAGCTGCTCTTGTGCCATATGGCGTTCATGAGTCCTGCATCTCCCTTGTGATCCGTTCCAGCAGGGCGGGAGCCTCCAGCGGATCCGGGGCCGCCGCCCGCAGCAGGTCGAAGGTCTGGATGAAGGTGCGTACGTCCCGCTCCTTCTCCAGATAGACATTGCCGGCCATGGAGTTCACGTAGACGACCGTGGGCGTCTGGGGCTCGAACTCCAGCAGGGAGAAGGCGCCGGACAGGGCCGCGTGGGCGCCCTTGGCGGTCGGCATGATCTGGAGGGTGACGTTCGGCAGGGCGGCGGCCTCCGCGAGGTACCGCAGTTGTGCCGTCATGACCTCCCTGCCGCCGACCGGACGCCGCAGCGCGCTCTCCTCCAGCACCACCCACAGTTCCAGCGGGTCGGGGTCCCGGGTGAGCAGTGCCTGGCGCTCCTTGCGGAAACGCACCAACTGGTCCGTTTCGTCGGGCTGGTTGTACGGCAGCGGGGCTATCACGGCCCGGGCGTAGTCCTCGGTCTGCAACAGGCCGTGGACCACCATCGACTCGTACGACCGCAGGGCGCGCGCGTCTGCCTCAAGGCCCGCGTAGGTGGCCATGCCCGAGGGCAGCACGTCGCCGTAGTGTGCCCACCAGCCCTGCTGCTGCGCGTCCTTGTGGATCTGCATGACGGTCTCGATGCGGACCGGATCGGCGACGCCGTACCACTCCAGCAGGTCCCGCACGTCCCGGGCCTTGATCGGGGCCTGTCCCGTCTCCACCCGGCTGATCTTCGACATGGAGCATTCCAGGTGGGCGGCGACGTCCTCGATCCGCTTGCCCGCGTGTTCGCGCAGTCGCCGCAGCTCCGCGCCGAGTTGACGTCGACGGACCGTGGGACCCCCGGCCGTGGCCATTGCCTCACCCCTCGCAACCGACCTCGTGGTGTAGTGCTCCAGGCAAGTGTGCCCCACCGACAATCCGCTTGTACTGCCAATGAGTTGGCTTGAGACATTTGGCTCACGCACTTGCGTGGCGGAAGTCCTTTTGCCCGCCTGACGCCGGATGCACGACCGCCCCGGTCGGGCAGCAGCCGGCCGGGGCGGGGATGTGCAGCGGGTGGGCGTCAGTTCAGGGACGCCAGCGCCTCGTTCCACGTCGTCGACGGGCGCATGACCTTCGCGGCCTTGGCCGGGTCGGGCTGGTAGTAGCCGCCGATGTCGGCCGGCTCGCCCTGGACGGCGTTCAGCTCGGAGACGATCGTCTCCTCGTTCGCGGCGAGCGTCTCCGCGAGCGGGGCGAAGGCCTTCGCCAGGTCCGCGTCGTCGGTCTGCGCGGCCAGCTCCTGGGCCCAGTACAGGGACAGGTAGAAGTGGCTGCCGCGGTTGTCGATGCCGCCGACGCGACGGGTCGGGGACTTGTCCTCGTTGAGGAAGGTCGCCGTGGCGCGGTCGAGGGTGTCGGCGAGGACCTTGGCCTTGGAGTTGTTCGTGGCCGTCGCGTACTGCTCCAGGGAGGGGACCAGCGCGAAGAACTCACCGAGGGAGTCCCAGCGCAGGTAGTTCTCCTTGACCAGCTGCTGGACGTGCTTCGGGGCGGAGCCGCCGGCACCCGTCTCGAACAGGCCGCCGCCCGCCATCAGCGGGACGACCGACAGCATCTTGGCGCTGGTGCCCAGCTCCAGGATGGGGAAGAGGTCGGTGAGGTAGTCACGGAGCACGTTGCCGGTCACCGAGATGGTGTTCTCACCGCGGCGGATGCGCTCCACCGACAGCTTGGTGGCCTCCACGGGGGCGAGGATGCGGATGTCCAGGCCCTCGGTGTCGTGCTCCGGCAGGTACGCCTTGACCTTGGCGATCAGCTGCGCGTCGTGCGCACGGGTCTCGTCCAGCCAGAACACGGCCGGGTCACCGGTGGCACGGGCGCGCGTGACGGCCAGCTTCACCCAGTCCCGGATCGGGTCGTCCTTGGTCTGGCAGGCGCGGAAGATGTCACCGGCGGAGACGGTCTGCTCGATGACGGCGTTGCCGTTCTGGTCGACCAGGCGGACCGTGCCGGTGGTCGGGATCTCGAAGGTCTTGTCGTGGGAGCCGTACTCCTCGGCCTTCTGCGCCATGAGGCCGACGTTCGGCACCGAGCCCATGGTGGAGGGGTCGTAGGCGCCGTTGGCCCGGCAGTCCTCGATCACGGCCTGGTAGACACCGGCGTACGAGGAGTCCGGGAGCACCGCGAGGGTGTCGGCCTCCTGGCCGTCCGGGCCCCACATGTGACCGGAGGTGCGGATCATGGCCGGCATCGAGGCGTCCACGATCACGTCGGACGGCACGTGCAGGTTGGTGATGCCCTTGTCGGAGTCGACCATCGCGAGCGCCGGGCCCTCGGCGAGCTCGGCGTCGAAGGACGCCTTGATCTCGGCGCCCTCGGGCAGGGACTCCAGGCCCTTGTAGATGCCGCCCAGACCGTCGTTGGGGCTCAGGCCGGCCGCGGCGAGCGTCTGGCCGTACTGCGCGAAGGTCTTCGGGAAGAACGCGCGCACCACGTGACCGAAGATGATCGGGTCGGAGACCTTCATCATCGTGGCCTTGAGGTGCACGGAGAACAGCACGTCCTCGGCCTTGGCGCGGGCGATCTGCGCGGTGAGGAACTCGCGCAGCGGGGCCACGTGCAGCACCGAGGCGTCGACGACCTCACCCGCGAGGACCGGTACGGACTCGCGCAGCACGGTGGTGGAGCCGTCGTCGCCGACGAGCTCGATGCGCAGCGAGCCGGCCTCGGAGATCACCACGGACTTCTCGGTGGAGCGGAAGTCGTCCACGCCCATGGTGGCCACGTTGGTCTTGGAGTCCGAGGACCAGGCGCCCATGCGGTGCGGGTGGGTCTTGGCGTAGTTCTTGACCGAGGCGGGGGCGCGCCGGTCGGAGTTGCCCTCACGCAGCACCGGGTTCACGGCGGAGCCCTTGACCTTGTCGTAGCGGGCCTGGATGTCCCGCTCCTCGTCGGTCTTCGGGTCGTCCGGGTAGTCCGGCAGCGCGTAGCCCTGGGCCTGCAGCTCGGCGACGGCGGCCTTCAGCTGCGGGATCGACGCCGAGATGTTCGGCAGCTTGATGATGTTGGCCTCGGGCGTCTTCGCCAGCTCGCCCAGCTCGTGCAGGGCGTCCGGGATCCGCTGGTCCTCGGTCAGGTACTCCGGGAACACGGCGATGATCCGCCCGGCCAGCGAGATGTCCCGCGTCTCCACGGAGACACCCGCCTGCGAGGCGTACGCCTGGACCACCGGCAGGAACGAATACGTCGCCAGGGCCGGGGCCTCGTCAGTGTGCGTATAGATGATGGTCGAGTCAGTCACCGGGTGCTCCGCTCCACGTCTGCAACATTGCTCGACATCAAGATATCTCGTGACCGCCCCGGTCTCGACAGCGGTCCTGGCCCGACGGCCGGATCCCGCACCTCCCCCGAGGCAACCGAAGCGTCTGATCTTGTGGTCATGCACGTTGATCACAGTCGTCCGACGGCCGGACCCGACCACCCGGCCGCCCGAGGGAAAGCAGACCATGAGATATCGCACCAGAGTGACGGCCCCGGCAGCGCTGCTCGGCACCGTGGCGGCCCTGTCCGTGGCCGCCCCGGCGCACGCGGACCCGGAGACCGCCGCCCCTGGCCCGGAGACCCTCGGGGACCCCGTCTTCCCGGCCCTCGGCAACGACGGGTACCGCGTCTCCGCCTACGACCTCGACCTCGCCTACGACGCCACGACCCGGCTCGTCGACGCGACGGCGACCCTGACGATCGCCACCACCCAGGAGCTGAGCCGCTTCTCCCTGGACGCGCGGGGTCTCGACGTGCACGAGGTGCTGCTCGACGGCGTCCGGGCCGCCCGGGAGCAGGTCGGCGGAAAGCTGCGGATCACCCCTGTCGCCCCGCTGGGCGCGCGGACCACGGCGACCGTGACCGTGACGTACACGGCGGACCCGCGCGCCGCCCTCACCCCCACCGCCTGGGTGCCCACCCCGGACGGCTTCGCGATCTGCCCCCAGCCCAACGCGGCGCACACCGTCTTCCCCTGCAACGACCACCCCTCCGACAAGGCGGACTTCAGCTTCCGCATCACCGTCCCGGCCGGTCTCAAGGGCGTGGCGAGCGGCCGGCTGGTGAGCACGGAGGACCTCGGTGACGGCCGGACCGCGTACCGCTACCGGTCCCGGGAGCCGATCGCCACGGAGGTCGTGCAGATCACGGTCGGCGACTACGTGATCAAGGACCGGCAGGGCCCGCACGGACTGCCCCTCAGGGACGTCGTCCCGACCGCCCGGGCCGCCGCCCTGGAGCCCGCCCTGGCCCTGACCCCGAACCTGGTCGGCTGGATCGAGCAGCGGCTCGGGGCCTTCCCCTTCGAGACGTACGGCCTGCTGCCGTGCAACAACGACGCCGCGAACGCCTTCGACTTCACCGGCCTGGAGACCCAGACCCTCACCCTGTACAAGCCGAACTTCCTGCTCCAGGCGGAGAAGAGCATCGGCTCGCACATGATGCATGAGCTGGTCCACTCGTACTTCGGCAACAGCGTGAGCCCGGCCACCTGGTCCGACCTGTGGCTCAACGAGGGCCACGCCGACTTCTACGGGCTGCTGTACCGCTACGAGCGCGGCTGGGCCGACTCCCTCGGCCTGACCACCATGGAAGCCCGCATGAAGGACACGTACGGGCGCGGCGACCAGTGGCGAAGGACCTCGGGCCCCGTCGCCGCCCCGAACGAGGCCAACCTCTTCGACAGCCAGCGCTACCTCGGCGGCGTCCTCGTCCTGTACGCGCTGCGGCAACAGGTCGGCGAGAGCGTCTTCGCCGCGATCGAGTCCACCTTCCTGGAGCGCTTCCGCAACGCCTCGGCGTCGACACGGGACTACATCGCCGTCGCCTCGGAGGTCTCCGGCACCGACCAGTCGGGCTTCCTGGAGGCCTGGCTCTACGGCACCAGGACCCCGAGGATGCCCGGTCACCCGGACTGGACGGTGACGCCGGTCAGCTCCGCGCTGCGGCAGCCGCAGAACCGGACGGACGGCCACTGGCACGACAACTCGGCGACCCTGTAGGGCCTCAGTCGAGCCGGGCGGCGGGCAGCTCGCCCGGCTCGACCACGGTGTCCGCCCCGCGCTGGTGCGGGATCGACACCGAACCCTGCTGGAGGGCCACGGTCCGCGTCGGCGCCGGGATCCGGATGCCCTCCTCGCGGTAGCGCTTGTGCAGCTGCTTGATGAACTCGTGCTTGATGCGGAACTGGTCACTGAACTCACCGACACCCAGGATGACCGTGAAACCGATCCGCGAGTCGCCGAAGGTGTGGAAGCGGACCAGCGGCTCGTGTTCGGGGACCGCGCCCTCGACCCCGGTCATGACCTCGGTGACGACCTCGCAGGTCACCCGCTCGACGTGGTCGAGATCGCTGTCGTAGGCCACCCCGACCTGCACCAGGATCGTCAACTGCTGCTCGGGACGCATGAAGTTGGTCATGTTCGTCTTGGCGAGCTCGCCGTTGGGGACGACGATCAGGTTGTTGGAGAGCGCGCGGACCGTGGTCTGACGCCAGTTGATGTCCTCGACGTAGCCCTCCTCGCCGCTGGCCAGCCGGATGTAGTCGCCGGGCTGGACCGTCTTGGAGGCGAGGATGTGGATGCCCGCGAAGAGGTTGGCGAGGGTGTCCTGCAGGGCGAGCGCGACCGCGAGACCGCCGACGCCCAGGGCGGTGAGCAGGGGCGCTATGGAGATGCCGAGGGTCTGCAGCACGACCAGGAAGCCGATCGCCAGGACCAGCACCCGGGTGATGTTCACGAAGATCGTGGCCGAACCGGCGACCCCGGAGCGCGAGGTGGTGACCGTGCGCACGAGCCCCGCGACCAGCCGGGCCGCGGCCACCGTGACGACGAAGATCAGCAGCACGGTCAGCACCTGGTTGACGGTGTGCTGGACCGCCCTGGTCAGCGGCAGCGCCGCCCCGGCGATCGCGAGGCCGCCCGCGATCGCCGCCGAGGGCACCACGGTCCGCAGCGCGGCCACGATGACGTCGTCACCGCCCCACTTGGTGCGGTCCGCGTGCTTGCCCAGCCACTTGAGCAGCATGCGCAGCAGGAAAGCCGCCACCAGGCCCGCGACCACGGCGACGCCGGCGCCGATCATGTCGTCCATGGTGAGATCCCGTTGAAATGCCGTCACGTTGCCACCTGTTCGTTCTTGCGGGATGTGCGATCGCGTCGGCCGTGTGAAGGTTCCGTGGCCGGCGCGACCGCTCATCCTGCCGTATCCGCTACAGGAGTTCGTACCTGGCCCGAGGCCGGATCGCCGGGTT
This genomic window contains:
- a CDS encoding N-formylglutamate amidohydrolase; protein product: MPSFDLLPGAERSSVILHVPHSAREIPADVRDGIVLDDPALERELDHIVDAHTAELAEEAARLSRVAPWRFVNRLSRLVVDPERFPDEREEMLAVGMGAVYTRTTGREELRPAGTDPEPLLARYFRPYARAMTEAVARRLDVTGRAVVIDVHSYPSAPLPYELHGEGPRPPVCLGTDSFHTPPELLAAAREAFGEAGLDSPFSGTYVPLEFYGRDLRVSALMVEIRRDTYMTEPGGPAGPGLHELAKALAALVDALA
- a CDS encoding DUF397 domain-containing protein codes for the protein MNAIWHKSSYSTGNGACVEIALVEGVVAVRDSKDPGRPGLAFSPREWRAFLATAGDGRPRRR
- a CDS encoding helix-turn-helix transcriptional regulator — protein: MATAGGPTVRRRQLGAELRRLREHAGKRIEDVAAHLECSMSKISRVETGQAPIKARDVRDLLEWYGVADPVRIETVMQIHKDAQQQGWWAHYGDVLPSGMATYAGLEADARALRSYESMVVHGLLQTEDYARAVIAPLPYNQPDETDQLVRFRKERQALLTRDPDPLELWVVLEESALRRPVGGREVMTAQLRYLAEAAALPNVTLQIMPTAKGAHAALSGAFSLLEFEPQTPTVVYVNSMAGNVYLEKERDVRTFIQTFDLLRAAAPDPLEAPALLERITREMQDS
- a CDS encoding NADP-dependent isocitrate dehydrogenase, whose protein sequence is MTDSTIIYTHTDEAPALATYSFLPVVQAYASQAGVSVETRDISLAGRIIAVFPEYLTEDQRIPDALHELGELAKTPEANIIKLPNISASIPQLKAAVAELQAQGYALPDYPDDPKTDEERDIQARYDKVKGSAVNPVLREGNSDRRAPASVKNYAKTHPHRMGAWSSDSKTNVATMGVDDFRSTEKSVVISEAGSLRIELVGDDGSTTVLRESVPVLAGEVVDASVLHVAPLREFLTAQIARAKAEDVLFSVHLKATMMKVSDPIIFGHVVRAFFPKTFAQYGQTLAAAGLSPNDGLGGIYKGLESLPEGAEIKASFDAELAEGPALAMVDSDKGITNLHVPSDVIVDASMPAMIRTSGHMWGPDGQEADTLAVLPDSSYAGVYQAVIEDCRANGAYDPSTMGSVPNVGLMAQKAEEYGSHDKTFEIPTTGTVRLVDQNGNAVIEQTVSAGDIFRACQTKDDPIRDWVKLAVTRARATGDPAVFWLDETRAHDAQLIAKVKAYLPEHDTEGLDIRILAPVEATKLSVERIRRGENTISVTGNVLRDYLTDLFPILELGTSAKMLSVVPLMAGGGLFETGAGGSAPKHVQQLVKENYLRWDSLGEFFALVPSLEQYATATNNSKAKVLADTLDRATATFLNEDKSPTRRVGGIDNRGSHFYLSLYWAQELAAQTDDADLAKAFAPLAETLAANEETIVSELNAVQGEPADIGGYYQPDPAKAAKVMRPSTTWNEALASLN
- a CDS encoding M1 family metallopeptidase, with the protein product MRYRTRVTAPAALLGTVAALSVAAPAHADPETAAPGPETLGDPVFPALGNDGYRVSAYDLDLAYDATTRLVDATATLTIATTQELSRFSLDARGLDVHEVLLDGVRAAREQVGGKLRITPVAPLGARTTATVTVTYTADPRAALTPTAWVPTPDGFAICPQPNAAHTVFPCNDHPSDKADFSFRITVPAGLKGVASGRLVSTEDLGDGRTAYRYRSREPIATEVVQITVGDYVIKDRQGPHGLPLRDVVPTARAAALEPALALTPNLVGWIEQRLGAFPFETYGLLPCNNDAANAFDFTGLETQTLTLYKPNFLLQAEKSIGSHMMHELVHSYFGNSVSPATWSDLWLNEGHADFYGLLYRYERGWADSLGLTTMEARMKDTYGRGDQWRRTSGPVAAPNEANLFDSQRYLGGVLVLYALRQQVGESVFAAIESTFLERFRNASASTRDYIAVASEVSGTDQSGFLEAWLYGTRTPRMPGHPDWTVTPVSSALRQPQNRTDGHWHDNSATL
- a CDS encoding mechanosensitive ion channel family protein; the encoded protein is MDDMIGAGVAVVAGLVAAFLLRMLLKWLGKHADRTKWGGDDVIVAALRTVVPSAAIAGGLAIAGAALPLTRAVQHTVNQVLTVLLIFVVTVAAARLVAGLVRTVTTSRSGVAGSATIFVNITRVLVLAIGFLVVLQTLGISIAPLLTALGVGGLAVALALQDTLANLFAGIHILASKTVQPGDYIRLASGEEGYVEDINWRQTTVRALSNNLIVVPNGELAKTNMTNFMRPEQQLTILVQVGVAYDSDLDHVERVTCEVVTEVMTGVEGAVPEHEPLVRFHTFGDSRIGFTVILGVGEFSDQFRIKHEFIKQLHKRYREEGIRIPAPTRTVALQQGSVSIPHQRGADTVVEPGELPAARLD